The following are encoded together in the Mastacembelus armatus chromosome 6, fMasArm1.2, whole genome shotgun sequence genome:
- the synm gene encoding synemin, translated as MLPFKRSFDSEKRQLQELNSRLAQYLCRTKQLEQENAHLIIELNKLRQVKTAEWEPKYKAEMRDLRRMVEQLSFEKSQAEMEREKLWRELQMVQSLCSEQTGVCRDISGELKGCEKELHHAHKTNSELQQRLFQLGNEYKCLEDAHRKEMENFRRQVESRMVPIITQTYSGPAAASMEEVQKYAHDLSEGWIETFEMYQQKVEEMEQSIRADQARLGDMQREKMLYASELDKLRAEAEKHGRIQLGLEEQLMQMQEKFRVDLSEYQMIIEQLERERNMMAGTIEQKMREHQHLLQVKMDLGMEVAGYRALLEGERVGQQDAHRRVNQHQRERIIDIKMPAQPYTPRTSTLTTRQHMDIRYTPPAPSLRRPHVPPSGSISPSRVIPISVAGRARHESPTSRRDMISFTKARAATSVAASNNATAIKDKQPGQREYPKSEGVQKTTAEEKTVKIKQVTQVEDQISNIKSSTADTKSVRVVSPPMMSLSTIIERESKKKVSDEEEKGNVYDSEVEDKSRTDFTIGPGEKNLDSMSVEEIIEKVIKPAGLEAKDCSAGDSKIRYHVEKTEQGDGTTKTQIVLESKLQEEVDVSEDSALDELLSQGVKKVSLEDIKDTATGTMIENLLSGLQGGQNLQNRSVKVEIIQEPVESYSDEEFKVEEKSTSSFYEPSSTYLQIEELENVSPHTGLQRGDDDDAMKISMTETDNSKDGSVHVEEVYKESESSYYSRDQESHEYFVSTPDDLSEPEEGGGITSYGHYGIVDDLSDERYYQDVRLPPKRVIVEESDESKFMSDDHPFVNESFPECIIEEEVCVSPVVQESVLELLREDSLEPKEQLKGALEKLQSSVSGPLKEELAFLTKVSRESPENVAVNVKKMEQSIDNGTTTIVAELNVTQTLEDSGLLEEGADLSEEQIMSALRSSNLGFEKVIPGGAGAGYSFKVSKEEDVVHGEEFEDFTNVGESASETSEKHIKLRPSEKSFTFQMDVQGSHSEVPSEQELQAQIFEAPVKICQEKRIVYLESPTDD; from the exons ATGTTACCTTTCAAGAGAAGTTTTGACAGCGAAAAACGCCAGCTGCAGGAGCTCAACAGCAGACTTGCCCAGTATCTGTGCAGAACTAAGCAGCTGGAGCAGGAAAATGCGCATCTGATCATTGAATTAAACAAACTCAGACAAGTGAAGACGGCAGAGTGGGAACCGAAGTACAAGGCTGAGATGCGGGATCTGAGGAGAATGGTGGAACAGCTGTCGTTTGAGAAGTCCCAGGCtgagatggagagggagaagctATGGCGAGAGTTGCAGATGGTCCAGTCTCTGTGCAGCGAACAGACTGGGGTGTGCAGGGACATCAGTGGAGAGCTCAAAGGCTGCGAGAAGGAGCTGCACCACGCTCACAAGACCAACAGTGAGCTCCAACAGCGTTTATTCCAGCTAGGGAACGAATATAAATGTTTGGAGGATGCGCATCGGAAAGAAATGGAAAATTTCCGGCGACAGGTGGAGTCCCGGATGGTACCCATCATCACGCAAACTTATAGTGGGCCTGCGGCGGCCTCCATGGAAGAAGTACAAAAGTACGCCCACGATCTGTCCGAAGGTTGGATTGAGACCTTTGAAATGTACCAGCAGAAGGTGGAAGAAATGGAGCAGTCGATTAGAGCGGATCAGGCGAGGCTGGGTGATATGCAGAGGGAAAAGATGTTGTACGCTTCAGAGCTGGACAAATTACGcgcagaggcagaaaaacatgGCCGGATTCAGTTGGGTCTTGAGGAACAACTGATGCAAATGCAGGAAAAATTCCGCGTGGACCTCAGTGAATATCAG ATGATCATAGAGCAGCTGGAGCGGGAGAGAAACATGATGGCTGGCACAATAGAACAAAAGATGAGAGAACATCAACACCTGCTCCAGGTTAAAATGGACCTGGGCATGGAGGTGGCTGGCTACAG GGCTCTCCTGGAGGGTGAGAGAGTTGGCCAGCAAGATGCACACAGGAGAGTGAATCAACATCAGAGAGAAAGAATAATAG ATATCAAGATGCCTGCCCAACCCTACACACCAAGAACTTCCACCTTAACTACCAGACAACATATGGATATTAGGTACACACCGCCAGCTCCAAGCCTGAGAAGACCTCATGTGCCTCCCTCTGGGTCCATTAGCCCCTCTAGGGTCATTCCTATTTCAGTTGCAGGCAGAGCTCGGCATGAGAGTCCTACATCCAGAAGGGATATGATCTCATTCACTAAAGCTCGTGCTGCCACTTCTGTCGCTGCCAGCAATAACGCTACTGCCATCAAAGATAAACAACCTGGCCAAAGAGAATACCCAAAAAGTGAGGGTgtgcagaaaacaacagcagaggagaagacTGTAAAAATCAAACAAGTCACTCAGGTGGAGGACCAGATCAGTAACATCAAGTCCTCCACTGCTGACACCAAATCAGTACGAGTGGTGTCACCACCAATGATGAGCCTCAGCACAATAATtgaaagagaaagcaaaaagaaagtgtcagatgaagaagagaaaggtaATGTTTATGACAGTGAAGTTGAAGACAAAAGCAGAACAGACTTTACAATAGGCCCAGGTGAGAAGAATTTAGATTCCATGTCTGTAGAGGAGATCATTGAGAAAGTGATAAAACCAGCAGGTTTGGAAGCTAAGGATTGCTCAGCAGGAGACTCTAAGATCAGATATCATGTGGAAAAAACTGAGCAAGGGGATGGCACGACCAAGACACAGATTGTGCTGGAGTCCAAATTGCAGGAAGAGGTGGATGTTTCTGAAGACTCTGCCCTGGATGAACTGCTGAGCCAAGGTGTAAAGAAGGTGTCACTGGAGGACATCAAGGACACAGCAACAGGAACCATGATAGAGAATCTGCTAAGTGGTCTGCAGGGAGGGCAGAACTTACAAAATAGGTCTGTTAAAGTGGAGATTATTCAGGAACCGGTTGAGTCCTACAGTGATGAGGAGTTTAAGGTTGAAGAGAAGTCTACATCTAGTTTCTATGAGCCTTCCTCAACATATCTTCAAATTGAGGAGCTAGAAAATGTCTCTCCCCATACCGGTCTTCAGaggggtgatgatgatgatgccatGAAAATTTCCATGACTGAAACAGACAATTCCAAGGATGGATCTGTTCATGTTGAAGAGGTATATAAAGAGAGTGAATCTTCATATTACTCTCGTGACCAAGAGTCTCATGAGTACTTTGTCTCCACACCAGATGATCTTTCTGAACCCGAGGAGGGGGGTGGCATAACCTCATATGGCCATTATGGCATTGTTGATGACCTTTCAGATGAGAGATATTATCAAGATGTACGTCTTCCACCAAAAAGAGTGATTGTAGAGGAAAGTGACGAATCCAAGTTCATGTCAGATGATCACCCATTTGTCAACGAGAGTTTCCCAGAGTGCATCATTGAAGAAGAGGTTTGTGTATCCCCTGTGGTGCAGGAGTCAGTGCTTGAGCTCCTGAGAGAGGATTCGTTGGAGCCCAAAGAACAGCTGAAGGGAGCTTTAGAGAAACTACAAAGTTCAGTCTCAGGTCCACTGAAGGAGGAGTTAGCTTTCCTCACCAAAGTGAGTAGGGAAAGTCCAGAGAATGTGGCTgtcaatgttaaaaaaatggAACAATCAATTGACAATGGAACTACGACCATAGTTGCAGAACTGAATGTCACTCAAACGCTGGAGGACTCTGGGCTGTTGGAGGAAGGGGCTGATCTATCTGAAGAACAAATCATGTCAGCTCTCAGATCTTCTAACCTAGGCTTTGAGAAAGTCATCCCAGGTGGGGCAGGAGCAGGGTATAGCTTCAAAGTTTCCAAAGAAGAGGATGTTGTGCATGGTGAAGAGTTTGAAGACTTCACTAACGTAGGAGAGTCTGCGTCTGAAACAAGTGAAAAGCATATCAAGCTGAGGCCATCTGAGAAGTCCTTTACCTTCCAGATGGATGTACAAGGCAGCCATAGTGAGGTGCCCTCAGAGCAAGAGTTGCAGGCTCAAATCTTTGAGGCCCCAGTCAAGATTTGTCAAGAAAAGAGAATAGTTTATCTTGAAAGCCCTACAGATGACTAA